The nucleotide sequence CTGTAATAGATTAGATTTACTTCGCTCAAATTTGGTGAAAAGATAATTTTACTaatattttaccaaaaaaaatTTACAATGTATACTCTTCACGCTAAAGTAGTTGGTATTTTTCCGGGAGAATTCCAGAAGCAACTTGGCGATAGATTCCATGCTGGACCTCTGGGTGCCGCTGTCGTCCAGTCCGTGGCCATTCtgacccagtgatctctgcaggCTTTCGTAAACACATCCCTAAAATGCACGGCCCGGCCCTGCACTCGGTTTGAATCTCTTAGCGCCCTATCTCCTGCTTTCCGCTTAGAATGTCCTGGCCATCATCTCCAGCATGTTTAATGACTCTGATTGAGGTGTTGCCTTTTAAAATTACCTGGAAAGCTGGGAGTAGCTGCAGGGAATGAATTCGCATCCCAATGGCTGCGTGGATAGGAAGTAGCCCACGGAGCAGGCGCGTTGAGCGCAGGAAGCGCCGCCTCCCCCTCTGCAGTCTTTGTTCTGCTCCTATAACTGCGTCCCTATTGCGCAGAGTCTTTGGAAAAGAATCTGagagtgagtgctgagaactgctCCACCTAGCCACGACTGCAGAGACCAACGTGAGAATGACTGGATCGACAGACACTGCAGTTCCACCAAAGAAATTATGTAAGCCACTAGAATTTGAAAACTAACTCTACCGAAAATCATATAGACAGAATCGGCCTGGACTTAAATGACAGCGGCTTGTGGCAGACTGTTTTGGAAATTTCGGATGGCATCTTAATATCAGCATTTAAAAATTCGGATGCTGAGAAAAGCTCTACAAATGTTATCACGTAACTTTCAGAAACCATCTCCTCTGACTCCAGAAGTGAATGGAGAGCCATTACAGCAGTAGATACTGGAAACTGCTACTGAGGGACCGTAGACCAGAGGAGCAGGACTGCCACTCCTCGGTGATGGGCATGGGGCAGAACAGCTCtagaccaaaaaaagaaaaagaaggaggaggaggagaaggaaaagcctTAGAGCCTTGGATTTCGAGCCACATCTGTGCAGCTCACCTATCCTGCAGAAGAGCCGATCCTCACTGTGACCACGTTCCAGGTGATCCTCATTGACATCTTAAGGTAGAGTTCTGCTGTAATTTCTATACAATCTTATAACTCATACAGAATAGAATCTACTGTTTCCAGATTGCAGCAATgcttgattttgatttaaaaaaaaaaaaaaaaaggaaccgcAAGGATAAAAGATTGGAGGCAGTCTATAAAGACCCATTTCCAAAGTCCCAGTTGAAGTGGAGGTCACTGTCAACCAGGTGTCCACAGGTAAGAACTGCTATTACATAAACAGGCCAACTGAGCCCTTTGCTTAAATGGACAGGAGTGAGCCCACGGACAGTTCACCTACAAGAATTGCTATGTAATTGTCACCTACTGAGAGATGGGACCCTGAACGGGAGCAGACTCTAAAGCACAATCTTGCCATCAGTGCCCTCACAGGGCTGAGCCCTCTCTTTTCTGCAGCACAAGCGTTATTACCCAAGCATTTTCATCAACAAAAGTAGTCTGTGTGCGGagagtgatggtgcatgcctgtaacctcgGCATCCAGGAGACTGAGCAAGAAGATCcagagtttaaggctagcctcaaCTACAAAGTGAAATgctaacaaaacaacaacaacagcaaaagcaaTCCAAGTGCTTCTTTTCAGAAGACGggtcattgtttttctttcttcccttttccttttgtgGTGCTGAGGTGTAGTCGTGAGGCCTTTTCTGTGCTAGGCAGGTGACCCATAGTGAGCCACATCTGAGCCTttattttttcttgagacagggtattgTTGTGTAGCATAGGCTGACCTCATATTTataatccatctgtctctgcctcctgaatgctggattaCAAATGTGCACCATTGTGCCTTGTGCCAAGGGGTTGGGAGCATTCACCCAAGCCTCCTGCAGTACTTTGGACCAGTGCTTGGGATCTTTCATAATTCCTGTTTCTCCCTGACCAAGTGACTTTGCATCAAGAAAGTGCTACTGTCCTGTGTCAGCAAGGCCAGACTGCAGCAGTATTCCTGGAGACTACCTGGAAACTGGTCCTCAGCCTGATAATCAGGGTTTGGCTGGCTCAATGCCATCCAGAGCCTCCCTATTGGGGTGGGTGGCTGACACAAAATACAAGGAGTATGCTTTGCCAACACCTTCATAAGATAAGACTGCAGTGCACACTGTGGAGCCTGTCTACCTCGTGACCAAAGTATACACCAACTTGAAGCACAAGAGCTAACTGCCCTATCGCATATTTCAGACCAGCTAATGTGGTTCTTCAACCTGGGGACTCATACAGCTAAGTATGTACAACACTGCTCCGTCTCAGAGTCAGAACCTACCAGGGCCTATGTGGTGGATAGTCACCACGTTGTCTAGCCTTTACCATGAGTTTTCAGGAGTTGCTGCCAGACTTCAGTGTACCAAGTATATAGGTACACTTCCAGGTAGATGGAGGTTTAGTTTTGAAAGCCTTGCCTTAGTTTCTGTACTCTTCCTCCTCAAAGGGATTCTGGCAATCATCCTGGGCCTGTTACCTATCTCCAACACTAGGAATGTCTGCTGGCGAAGCATGGATTTGAAGTTGCTCCCAACATAAGCCTCACCTTTTAGTAGAATCGATGCATGACTTCACCTAGCAGATTAATTCTAGAAACATCTTTCAATTGGACATTGCCTGCAGTGCCAACAGGGGAGCCTTACATGTTGTATTGGAGTCAAATACATGCATGTGAGTTTGAATATTTTCACTTAGTACAACTTTTATAAGTTGTTCCTACCTGTCTTTTGTTGGTGGGAATGGGAAGCTCTACCAGTTTACTGAATACTTTTATATGTGCTTTATTTTGCCTCTTTAGTTCACAATTCCTTCTAGAAGAACTTTGCATGCATTAATTTGCATTAACATGTTCTGAAAACGCTTGTCCTTACAATAATGAAGGGGGGTTATTGCACTGTTAAGTTACTACCCTTGAAGTCCATATactttgaggtgctgagaaactGTGAATTTAGTTATATAAGAGCAGAAATTCTCCTTCCAAGAACGATTTATATGGCTGTTAAAtccccccttcctttcctcattttctgaaACTTTCATGGCTATTGTATCTagttggctgccagcatccatCTCAATTGTTTCTGAAATGTAAATACCATATTTTCTTGTtagataaagaaatgtaaattacTGTAACCTGAGATGCTGTCATTTTTAAACCTTCTTTATCAAggaataaattaaaacatttgcaaagatgtatattttaaatataacaatGGAAGATCAGCAAAAGCTATGGGACTTCTAATTAAGCACAGACAATTATGACTTCTTGACCTAAGACAACCAAGAGGTAAATTTAAGTTATAATGATTACAAAAGAAAATTCATATTCCATTTTGTCATTTATTAATGTGAGAGTTcaacttttttcattttctttcttctccttcttcttcttcttttgtttttatctgaaACATTCTTTTGTAGGCAGGTTGACCTCAAACCCATTGTGTAAGCCAAGAATGATGTCAACCTTCTTGTCCTCCTGACTCTAACTTCCTGTTTGGATTacaggattacagacatgcacaccaCCCTTGGATTTCTTCTGTGCTGTGGATTAAACTCGGGGCTTTGTTCATGCTCAGCTGTGAAGCAGAtcagctgagctacatctcccACCCAAGTTCAGCCTTTGTGaagtaaaatacataaagaatcaTAAATTTAACATATATTTACAAGAAAATATTTCTCTCTGATGAAAGGATCTCTGGAATATTTATATGTCCAAATAATTTATACTAATGCTTCACAAAAAATGCCATTTTATTACTATAATCCCAAAGTCATCATTTCTGTACAGGAATGTGTAAGTGAGCATTAGGCACTGATAATTTACTTTTTGAATACAGTAAATtacaacaaagcaaacaaaagtatTGTGAGTGTTCTGACCTTGGAGTGCACTTATCTTAGTGAAAGTACTTCAGAATTCAGCAGAGCATCATGGAATGTCATGCCACTGTGTTAGAGTGAGTCAGGAAACTCAGCATATGACAGAATGGCAggaaatacatgtgtatatgtaaattcataatttataaaacatatactagttttttatatgattttaaatgatttattgtgTATTTCTCATAACTAGAACAAAAGCATTGACATCCCAAGAATAACCGTTAGGCTGCACCATTGGCTGTGGGAAGGAGTGGCTCCCAGTGTCTGCTCAGCTGCTGCTGTGGTCAGCCTAATGATTCTAAGTGCATGGTGATAACAGCTTTTTAAACTGACCTTTCTCAGATCTTCACGCCTCTCTTCTAATTGTTTTGGAATCTATTAAAAACCCTTTTCTTCTTGTACTTTCACCTCTTTTATTTCACTTTCAGATTTTTGTTTAAGTTGGTTTGCTATCAACCACCATTTTCCCGTTTTGTCTTTCTGAACAAAGTAATTAGCAAACTTTCCATATCTGCCAACATCTCACTCAGTGGACAAACATCTTTCACTGAGTGTTACAGTCACTTAGTGGTTCAGAATATGTGAAAGTCGGCAAAAGTTTGCTGTTACGGCAGCTGATCTGCAAGCTGAGACAACACTCCAGATAAAGCAGGCTAGTTCTCAGAATGACCTACAACCACAGCACTTTTAGCAGAAGGAACACTGTTAACTGGAAGTTCTTTTCTAAAACAACCAAGTCTTCAAAACTGGAAGATACTCCTCCAGATTCTCAAATGATTCCTGCTTTGCTTCAAACCATAAGATTCAATTTATTCAACTGGgtatgatggcgcacgcctttaatcccagcccttgggaagcagaggcaggtggatctctgagcttgaggccagcctggtctacagagtgagttctaggatggccagggctacacagagaaaccctgtctcaaaactaaactaaactaaactaaacaaaaaacagatTCAATTCATTCATCTCGACTGTCTATTTGTTGACTGGATCTTCAGCCTTCTTCACCATTCTAATCCCAGCTCCACGCTGAGCTCTGGGCTTTCCAAGAACTCCCTTCAGCCCAGATCCTGTAGTGAAGCTTTACTCTCCGTTCTCTGCAAATGCATCTCTTTTGCCTACTTTGACCTTCATCATACACTAGCATTCCATTAGTCTCATACTGAAAGGACCGGATGTTGAGCTTCATAGCTGCTCCTGAGGGCCCACAAGCGAGCCTGCAACAAGCCAGGGTGTGCTCACCTCTGCAGCTGTGCCCCTCCATCTCCCTAACAGTGACGGGAAGAAAAGCGGCATCCTCACCATCCTCTGCAAAAGATGCTGCTGCTTAAGGAAACCTCCTCTGGGAGAACATAGTGCATGACCGTAGAACACCTATTATCCCTATAGCATCCCTAAAAATAAAGATGTGTCTATCTTCATCCTTGAAGAATAATATCACAACTTCTCTGTCTTTTGAGTTTGAAGTCTAAATTATACATTCCTGTGATCTTTTTAATGAAATTGCAAGACCCCATTTTTATCCTCTTCAAAATatattgccaggcatggtggcacatgcctttaatcacagcactcagaagatttctgagttcgaggccaacctggtctacaaagtgagggtAATTTTAAATCTTTCTTAATATAgcttcttcagaaaaaaaaaggaaaatacggATATGGTTTAACATTGTCTTCAAAAATATCAGTGTTCTGAAAATATTCAAAGTACAATGAAAGGAAGATGGAGTGGAGACTATCCTGAAGTCTGAAAgttgatctcacacacacacctaatgtttttttttcatcctcCTTGTGGCCTGAGAAATTATCAAATGACCAAGCTATACAACAAATATGGAAGGccgattttcttctctttgtagtTAGAGAACTCTTAGCTATTATTTCTTGGATAGCAAACAGGGAAATCAGATAATTTGGACTACCAGGTTCTCCGGCACAGTGTAATACAACAACATATCTATAAAGAAGTGAACATTGCTTCTTCTTTACATAtagtacatacataatacatatgtccatatgtacatgcatgcgtACAGACAtactattgtaaaaaaaaaaagtatatatatttttaactatttatcTGACAGTAAACCAGGACTTAAGATACCTGATTGCATCTTCAAGGAGTGCAGTAACTTGTTAGGACTCTGGGCGCCGCTGTTCACCAAGCTGGGGGATATATGCACTACACCACACTcccaacttaaaaagaaaaaaggggaaacGCGTGACTCTTAGACTCTCCTTTCATGCCAGACTGGAAACGTCTGCCTGAAACTGCCCAGCGTATTTCTGGACAGCTCTCTGCTATAATTGTCTAAAATAAGGCAAAGAAGACCctggaaaggcagagaagcaATACCCTTGATACCAGATTGAGAAAAAAAGGCAGGAAGCCAGAGAGCAATGGCGATTCCAGAGAAGTTAACCGGCTGGAGCCTGCTGGTGCTGGTGTGTCTTTCTCTGGAGCTACTGCTGGAAGCTGGGGCTGGAAACATCCGATACTCTGTGCCAGAAGAAACCGACAAAGGCTCCTTCGTGGGCAGCATCGCCAAGGACCTGGGACTGGAAACCCGGGAGCTGATGGAGCGCGGGATCCGCATCGTTTCCAGAGGTAGGTCGCAGCTTTTCTCCCTGAACCCGCGAAGCGGCAGCTTGGTCACCGCAGGCAGGATAGACCGGGAAGAGCTGTGCGCTCAGAGCACGCCATGTGTCGTCAGCTTTAACATCCTTATGGAGGATGAAATGAAGCTTCTCCCTATCGAAGTAGAGATAATTGATATTAATGACAACACTCCCCAATTCCAGTTAGAAGAGCTAGAATTAAAAATGAGTGAAATAACGACTCCAGGTACCAGGATCCCTCTGCCTCTCGGGCAAGACCTTGATGTGGGGATAAACTCACTTCAGAGCTACCAGCTAAGCGCCAACCCTCACTTCTCCCTGGATGTGCAACAGGGACCTGAAGGACCACAACAGCCAGAGATGGTACTGCAGAGACCTCTAGACAGAGAAAAAGATGCTGTCCACTACCTTGTCCTCACTGCCTCGGATGGCGGCAGCCCAATACATTCAGGGACTCTGCAAATTCATGTGCAGGTGGTAGATGTGAACGACAACCCACCAGCATTTACTAAGGCAGAGTATCACGTGAGCGTCCCTGAGAATGTCCCTTTAGGCACTCGGCTACTCAAAGTGAATGCAACTGACCCGGATGAGGGAGCTAATGGCAGAGTAACCTACTCCTTTCACAAGGTAGACCACAGTGTGGTCCGGAAATTTCAGTTGGATGCTTACACGGGAGAACTATCAAATAAAGAACCACTAGATTTTGAAGAATACAAAGTTTATCCAATGGAAATTCAAGCTCAGGATGGTGCTGGACTCATGGCCAGAGCTAAGGTGCTGGTCACTGTTTTGGATGTTAATGATAATGCCCCGGAAGTTGGAATCACGTCTGTCACTAACACAGTACCAGAAAACTTTCCTCCTGGGACCACAATTGCTCTTATCAGTGTGCATGATCAAGACGCTGATAACAACGGTCACATCACATGTTCCATCCCTGGCAACCTACCCTTTAAACTGGAAAAGCTAGTCGACAATTATTACCGCTTAgtaacagaaagaacactggaCAGAGAACAAAGTTCTAGGCACAACATCACAATAACAGCAACAGATCAGGGAACTCCGCCCCTATCTACCCAAGCTCACATCTCACTGCTAGTGACAGATATCAATGACAACCCTCCAGTTTTTGAACAGGACTCCTATTCTGTCTACATTCCTGAAAACAACCCCAGAGGGGCTTCCATCTTCTCAGTAAAGGCCCAGGATGCTGACCACAATGAGAATGCACTAGTGACTTACGCCCTGGTGGAAGACACTATTCAGGGAGTACCTTTGTCTTCTTACTTCTCCATCAATTCTGACACTGGAGTTGTCTATGCATTGCAATCCTTTGACTATGAGCAGTTTCGAGATTTGCAGCTAAGAGTGATGGCCCATGATAGTGGGAACCCACAACTCAGCAGCAATGTATCTCTGAGTCTGTTCATGATAGATCAGAATGACAATGCCCCAGAGATCCTGTACCCTGTCCTCCCTACTGATGGCTCCACTGGTGTGGAGCTAGCACCTCGATCTGCTGAGCCCGGTTACCTAGTGACCAAAGTGGTAGCAGTGGACAAAGACTCAGGACAAAACTCTTGGCTGTCCTACCGTCTGCTCAAGGCCAGTGAACCAGGGCTCTTCTCGGTAGGACTACACACTGGTGAGGTACGCACTGCTCGGGCCCTGCTGGAGAGAGATGCTCTCAAGCAGAGCCTGGTGGTGGCTGTGCAGGACCACGGCCAGCCTCCTCTGTCCACCACAGTCACATTTACCATAGCAGTAGCTGACAGCATCCCTGACCTCCTGGCTGACCTGGGCAGCATGGGGACCCCTGCCGATCCCCAGGATTCAGACCTGACACTCTACctggtggtggcagtggctgtAGTCTCCTGCATCTTCCTAGCCTTTGTAATAGTGCTCTTGGTGCTCAAGCTGCGACATTGGTACTCCTCACGCTTGCTCCAGACTGAAGCAAATGGACTGACTGGCCTGCCTGCCTCCAACTTTGTAGGTGTTGATGGGGTGCATGCATTTCTACAGACCTATTCCCGTGAGATCTCACTCACTGCTGACTCTCGAAAGAGCCACTTGATCTTCCCGCAACCCAACTATGCAGACACACTCATCAGCCACGAGAGCTGTGAGAAACAGGAATTTTTGTCAGCACCCCAGTCTCTGCTTGAAGATAAAGAGGAAATATTTTCTCAGGTAAATTTGTAATGACCTTATAAGGTATATCAATGAAAATTATTCATAGCTGTACATACTTGCTTTCACTGTTTTCTATAAACAGTATATTCCATTATACCCCAGTAGTGgttgaaaatgtttattattgtttAATGCCACTGGAGATTAAACCTAGGGTCTTATTATGCATGCTAGATGAGTTCTACCATTTTCAGATAAGGTCTTGATAAGATGCctgggttggcctcaaactcactttgtaTCCCAGCAGGGTTTTAAATTTATAATCCTTATGCCTCAGACTACTggtgtgctgggatttcaggcaagTAGGCACAACACAGGTGGCCTACCCTTTTAGatttctgggggctggagaacaTGCTCAAAATCTCAGTCTCAAAAAAGGGTGGAGAGTGGAAACTCCTACTTTGACAAGGAGACTTTAGTCATACTGTGAGTGGAGAGGATAAGGGGTGTATATGAAGGCCTGTCTCCTTTGGGAAAGAGAACTGCATTAGAAACAAATTTGTCTCCTATTTCTCACATGTCTGGTTAAATCACTTCATTGTTCTGAGTTGACTATCCACTTATTCAGAAGCAATAGTGATGAAACCCATCAAAGGTCACAATTTTACTTGTGTGAATATAAAATGATAATGATCTATAAAAGTTGTGATGTTATTGCTAAACATCTTAGTTCTATAATCTCTCATTAAGAGATAATTTATGGATGCTTAAAAATATATCTCCTTGGGTAACTTATGACATGAAGGGCACTGGGCAGAAATTTTGTCAAGATGGGGAAGCAGAGTAGgtgagaactttttaaaaacaatcttcTACTTAAAATAAGTGCATAAGCCTAAATTTCAAAATATACTATCTTACTAGAATTTATGGTTATTACAAGTGAGAAATCTTCTGTCGGTGGgatgttataatttttttttgtcttttctttttttttccattttttattaggtatttcgctcatttacatttgcaatgctataccaaaagtcccccatagccacccaccccctctcccctacccacccactccccttttatggccctggcgttcccctgtactggggcatataaagtttgcgtgtccaatgggcctctctttcgagtgatggccgactaggccatcttttgatgcatatgcagctagagtcaagagctccggggtactggttagttcataatgttgttccacctatagggttgcagatccctttagcttctttggtactttctctagctccttcattgggggccatgtgatccatccaatagccgactgtgagcatccacttctatgtttgctaggcccaggcatactctgacaagagacagctatatcagggtcctttcagcataatcttgctagtgtatgcaatggtgtcagcatttggaagctgattatgggatggatccccggatatgctagtgtctacatggtccatccttttatctcagttccaaactttgtctctgtaactccttccaagggtgttttgttcccacttctaaggaggggcatagtgttcacacttcagtcttcatttttcttgagtttcatgtgtttaggaaattgtatcttatatcttgggtatcttaggttttgggctaatatccacttatcagtgagtacatattgtgtgagttcctttgtgaatgtgttacctcactcaggatgatgccctccaggtccatccatttggctaggaatttcataaattcattctttttaatagctgagtagtactccattgtgtagatgtaccatattttctgtatccattcctctgttgaggggcatctgggttccttccagcttctggctataatttTTAAGTAGTCTTTTTCTTCTCTAGTGACTTTCAACAGAATTTCATTCTTGTTGCATAtcttctgaatttttattttcttcttgggTCCAAAATTATACTCTCAACTAATAAATTACTTCAGTTCTGCATTTTCTTAGCTCTTATAATTTAAACACAGATTAATGAATTGgttgatttttaaaatccatattcTGTTGAGAAGATAGATTCTGAAATTTATACTGAAATATTGAAACTAAATATTCATGTGCACAAAAGAGAGTAGTTATATTAGAAAATTAGTACAACAAAGTCATATTTAAGGCAACAAACACTAGTCGTAAATTTGCAGAACTACTTGGttataattataaaaaagaaagtgttgtcaaacaaatagaaaactaTGAGCTCCCATCATCAAAATCCACAGCTTTAAAAATAATACCAGATTTAAACATAATTCCCAAAGAAAGCCTAGATCAAACAggaaatgtacagaacaaattaaaacaacctaCATATCTACTGAAATCCCTAT is from Mus musculus strain C57BL/6J chromosome 18, GRCm38.p6 C57BL/6J and encodes:
- the Pcdhga1 gene encoding protocadherin gamma-A1 precursor; this translates as MAIPEKLTGWSLLVLVCLSLELLLEAGAGNIRYSVPEETDKGSFVGSIAKDLGLETRELMERGIRIVSRGRSQLFSLNPRSGSLVTAGRIDREELCAQSTPCVVSFNILMEDEMKLLPIEVEIIDINDNTPQFQLEELELKMSEITTPGTRIPLPLGQDLDVGINSLQSYQLSANPHFSLDVQQGPEGPQQPEMVLQRPLDREKDAVHYLVLTASDGGSPIHSGTLQIHVQVVDVNDNPPAFTKAEYHVSVPENVPLGTRLLKVNATDPDEGANGRVTYSFHKVDHSVVRKFQLDAYTGELSNKEPLDFEEYKVYPMEIQAQDGAGLMARAKVLVTVLDVNDNAPEVGITSVTNTVPENFPPGTTIALISVHDQDADNNGHITCSIPGNLPFKLEKLVDNYYRLVTERTLDREQSSRHNITITATDQGTPPLSTQAHISLLVTDINDNPPVFEQDSYSVYIPENNPRGASIFSVKAQDADHNENALVTYALVEDTIQGVPLSSYFSINSDTGVVYALQSFDYEQFRDLQLRVMAHDSGNPQLSSNVSLSLFMIDQNDNAPEILYPVLPTDGSTGVELAPRSAEPGYLVTKVVAVDKDSGQNSWLSYRLLKASEPGLFSVGLHTGEVRTARALLERDALKQSLVVAVQDHGQPPLSTTVTFTIAVADSIPDLLADLGSMGTPADPQDSDLTLYLVVAVAVVSCIFLAFVIVLLVLKLRHWYSSRLLQTEANGLTGLPASNFVGVDGVHAFLQTYSREISLTADSRKSHLIFPQPNYADTLISHESCEKQEFLSAPQSLLEDKEEIFSQQAPPNTDWRFSQAQRPGTSGSQNGDETGTWPNNQFDTEMLQAMILASASEAADGSSTLGGGAGTMGLSARYGPQFTLQHVPDYRQNVYIPGSNATLTNAAGKRDGKAPAGGNGNKKKSGKKEKK